The Streptomyces sp. NBC_00224 genome has a window encoding:
- the lon gene encoding endopeptidase La — protein MAHSSAPLTLPVLPLDDEVVLPGMVVPLDLSDTEVRAAVEAAQAAVRADGPSAGKPRVLLVPRIDGAYAATGVLGTVEQVGRLSDGDPGALIRGVSRVRIGAGTTGPGGALWVEGATVEEAVPEPLPGQVTELVKEYKALATEWLKKRGAWQVVDRVQQIEGVSALADNSGYSPFLTTAQKVELLETADPVARLKLATEHLREHLAEQDVAESIAKDVQEGVDKQQREFLLRRQLDAVRKELRGLNGESEGDESDDYRARVEAADLPEKVREAALKEVEKLERSSDQSPEGSWIRTWLDTVLELPWQERTEDVYDIKGAREVLDAEHAGLEDVKERITEYLAVRKRRADRGLGVVGGRRGGAVLALVGPPGVGKTSVAESVAHAMGRKFVRVALGGVRDEAEIRGHRRTYVGALPGRIVRAVKEAGSMNPVVLLDEIDKIGSDFRGDPAAALLEVLDPAQNHTFRDHYLEVELDLSDVVFLATANVLEAIPEALLDRMELVRLDGYTEDEKVVIARDHLLPRQLERAGLDAGEVVLEEGALRRLAGEYTREAGVRNLERSLARLLRKAAAQHETGERELPFTVTPDDLRALIGRPHHVPESAQDPAERRTSVPGVATGLAVTGAGGDVLFVEASLADPETGAAGLTLTGQLGDVMKESAQIALSFLRSHGAELELPVADLKDRGVHVHFPAGAVPKDGPSAGITLVTALSSLLSGRLVRTDVAMTGEVSLTGRVLPIGGLKQKLLAAHRAGITTVVIPKRNEPDLDDVPAEVLEKLDVHPVSDVRQVLEIALAPAEVRVPLAA, from the coding sequence ATGGCTCACTCGTCCGCACCGCTCACCCTGCCTGTGCTGCCGCTCGACGACGAGGTCGTGCTGCCCGGGATGGTCGTGCCACTGGATCTGTCCGACACCGAGGTGCGGGCGGCCGTGGAAGCCGCCCAGGCGGCCGTCCGGGCCGACGGCCCCTCCGCGGGCAAGCCCAGGGTGCTGCTCGTCCCGCGCATCGACGGGGCCTACGCCGCGACCGGCGTGCTCGGCACCGTGGAGCAGGTCGGCCGGCTCTCCGACGGCGACCCGGGCGCGCTCATCCGCGGTGTGTCCCGGGTGCGCATCGGCGCCGGGACCACCGGCCCGGGCGGAGCCCTGTGGGTGGAGGGCGCCACCGTCGAGGAGGCCGTCCCCGAACCCCTGCCCGGCCAGGTCACCGAACTGGTCAAGGAGTACAAGGCGCTCGCCACCGAGTGGCTGAAGAAGCGCGGTGCCTGGCAGGTCGTCGACCGCGTCCAGCAGATCGAGGGCGTCTCGGCCCTCGCCGACAACTCCGGCTACTCGCCGTTCCTCACCACCGCCCAGAAGGTCGAGCTCCTGGAGACGGCCGACCCGGTCGCCCGCCTCAAGCTCGCCACCGAGCACCTGCGCGAGCACCTCGCCGAGCAGGACGTGGCCGAGTCCATCGCCAAGGACGTACAGGAGGGCGTGGACAAGCAGCAGCGCGAGTTCCTGCTGCGCCGGCAGCTCGACGCGGTACGCAAGGAGCTGCGCGGGCTCAACGGCGAGTCGGAGGGCGACGAGTCCGACGACTACCGGGCCCGCGTGGAGGCCGCCGACCTGCCCGAGAAGGTCCGCGAGGCCGCTCTCAAGGAGGTCGAGAAGCTGGAGCGCTCCAGCGACCAGTCCCCCGAGGGCTCCTGGATCCGCACCTGGCTGGACACCGTCCTCGAACTGCCGTGGCAGGAGCGGACGGAGGACGTGTACGACATCAAGGGCGCCCGCGAGGTCCTGGACGCCGAGCACGCGGGCCTGGAGGACGTGAAGGAGCGCATCACCGAGTACCTGGCGGTCCGCAAGCGGCGCGCCGACCGGGGCCTCGGTGTGGTCGGCGGGCGGCGCGGGGGAGCGGTGCTCGCGCTCGTCGGCCCGCCCGGCGTGGGCAAGACCAGCGTCGCGGAGAGCGTGGCCCACGCCATGGGCCGCAAGTTCGTCCGCGTCGCCCTCGGCGGCGTCCGCGACGAGGCCGAGATCCGCGGCCACCGGCGTACGTACGTGGGCGCGCTGCCCGGCCGGATCGTCCGGGCCGTCAAGGAGGCCGGGTCGATGAACCCGGTGGTGCTGCTCGACGAGATCGACAAGATCGGCTCCGACTTCCGCGGCGACCCGGCCGCCGCCCTGCTCGAAGTCCTCGACCCGGCGCAGAACCACACGTTCCGCGACCACTACCTGGAGGTCGAGCTCGATCTGAGCGACGTCGTCTTCCTGGCCACGGCCAACGTCCTGGAGGCCATCCCGGAGGCGCTGCTCGACCGTATGGAGCTCGTCCGCCTCGACGGCTACACCGAGGACGAGAAGGTCGTCATCGCCCGCGACCACCTGCTCCCGCGCCAGCTGGAGCGGGCCGGGCTCGACGCCGGTGAGGTGGTCCTGGAGGAGGGCGCGCTGCGCAGGCTCGCCGGGGAGTACACCCGCGAGGCGGGCGTGCGGAACCTGGAGCGCTCGCTCGCCCGGCTGCTGCGCAAGGCCGCCGCCCAGCACGAGACCGGCGAGCGCGAACTGCCGTTCACGGTCACGCCCGACGATCTGCGCGCGCTCATCGGCCGCCCGCACCACGTCCCCGAGTCCGCCCAGGACCCGGCGGAGCGGCGCACCTCGGTGCCCGGCGTGGCCACCGGCCTCGCGGTGACCGGGGCCGGCGGCGACGTCCTGTTCGTCGAGGCGTCCCTGGCCGACCCGGAGACGGGCGCGGCGGGCCTGACCCTCACCGGCCAGCTGGGCGACGTGATGAAGGAGTCGGCGCAGATCGCGCTGAGCTTCCTGCGCTCGCACGGCGCCGAGCTGGAGCTGCCGGTGGCCGACCTCAAGGACCGGGGCGTGCACGTCCACTTCCCGGCGGGCGCGGTCCCCAAGGACGGCCCGAGCGCGGGCATCACCCTGGTGACCGCCCTGTCCTCGCTGCTCAGCGGGCGGCTGGTGCGCACCGACGTGGCGATGACCGGTGAGGTGTCGCTGACCGGCCGGGTGCTGCCGATCGGCGGGCTGAAGCAGAAGCTGCTCGCCGCGCACCGGGCGGGCATCACCACGGTGGTGATCCCCAAGCGCAACGAGCCGGATCTGGACGACGTGCCGGCGGAGGTGCTGGAGAAGCTGGACGTCCACCCGGTCAGCGACGTCCGCCAGGTCCTGGAGATCGCCCTGGCCCCGGCGGAGGTGCGGGTGCCGCTGGCGGCGTAG